One Prevotella intermedia ATCC 25611 = DSM 20706 DNA window includes the following coding sequences:
- a CDS encoding phosphatase PAP2 family protein: MICFKRIYFLIVLLVCLCCQAKAYSSFNDTIKHTYSRGLTDSLCAEVDTSIVIQKVGDALERISNTRFHKIVYSSAPLIINGLIVRGQNKHFRGLRNDYLPEFHRHLDDYTQYLPAAVMLGLKLGGEESRSSWGRMLASDVLSVAVMASIVNTLKHTTHVERPDGTDRHSYPSGHTATAFMTATMLTKEYGHKSPWIGIGAYTVASATGLMRMANNKHWLSDVLTGAGIGILSTELGYYFADLIFKKRGLNNVNNNETFDKMLNPSFLSLNFQISLPLGSYPIGQHSEFKVSSGCTSTIEGAYFFNPYVGVGGRIGVTRTSVIVDKVKAEDNVFDAWRISGGAYFSYPLSERWLVGSKLLAERVHYPDLQLTNYLIDSQHSFAFGTGLSLTFRARRRYGIRLLLDYDLMPYRAQGKRTCIHSLTLGSAFLITF; the protein is encoded by the coding sequence ATGATTTGTTTTAAGAGGATATATTTTTTGATTGTGCTATTGGTATGTCTTTGCTGTCAGGCAAAGGCGTACAGCTCGTTTAATGATACCATCAAACACACATATTCAAGAGGTTTGACCGACAGTCTGTGCGCTGAAGTAGATACCAGTATCGTCATTCAGAAAGTCGGAGATGCGCTCGAACGCATCAGCAACACCCGTTTCCATAAGATTGTTTATTCAAGTGCACCGCTCATTATAAACGGTCTCATTGTGCGAGGACAGAATAAGCACTTCCGAGGATTGCGGAACGACTACCTGCCAGAGTTTCATCGACACTTGGACGACTATACCCAGTATCTCCCTGCCGCCGTTATGCTGGGATTAAAATTGGGCGGCGAGGAAAGCAGAAGCAGCTGGGGACGTATGCTTGCTTCCGATGTGCTGTCGGTAGCAGTAATGGCAAGCATCGTAAACACGCTGAAACATACCACCCACGTGGAGCGTCCTGATGGCACAGACAGGCACTCTTATCCTTCGGGACATACTGCAACGGCTTTTATGACCGCAACGATGCTGACCAAAGAGTACGGGCACAAAAGCCCTTGGATAGGCATTGGGGCATACACCGTAGCCTCAGCCACAGGTCTTATGCGCATGGCGAACAACAAGCACTGGCTGAGCGACGTTTTGACAGGTGCAGGAATAGGCATTCTTTCTACGGAGTTGGGCTACTACTTTGCCGATTTGATATTCAAAAAACGTGGACTGAACAATGTAAACAACAATGAAACGTTCGACAAGATGCTAAACCCATCGTTCCTTAGCTTGAACTTTCAGATTAGCTTGCCGTTAGGTTCGTACCCCATTGGGCAACATTCGGAGTTTAAAGTATCGTCGGGCTGCACCTCGACTATCGAAGGTGCTTACTTCTTTAATCCGTATGTAGGCGTCGGAGGAAGAATTGGGGTTACACGTACTTCGGTTATCGTAGACAAGGTGAAGGCTGAAGACAATGTTTTCGATGCATGGAGGATAAGTGGCGGTGCATATTTTTCCTACCCACTTTCGGAGCGTTGGCTCGTTGGAAGCAAGCTTTTGGCAGAGCGTGTGCACTATCCCGACTTGCAGCTAACGAACTATTTAATCGACTCGCAACATAGTTTTGCTTTCGGAACAGGGCTCTCGCTGACGTTCAGAGCACGCCGACGCTATGGCATTCGCCTACTTTTAGACTATGACCTGATGCCTTATCGCGCACAAGGCAAGCGCACTTGTATTCATTCATTGACGTTGGGGTCAGCCTTTCTTATTACTTTTTAG
- the dapB gene encoding 4-hydroxy-tetrahydrodipicolinate reductase, producing MKIALIGYGKMGHMIEQIALERGHEIVCKIDADNQEEFDSPAFAAADVAIEFTTPTAAYGNYLKAFAHNVKVVSGSTGWQHEHKADVERLCTEGGQTLFWASNFSIGVAIFAAVNRYLAKIMNQYPQYDVAMEETHHVHKLDAPSGTAITLAEGILDNIDRKAKWAKGKQVAADGSVTSAEPMPADVLPIASVRRGEVPGIHSISYDSEADSITITHDAHNRKGFALGAVLAAEYTKEHSGLLSTNDLFQF from the coding sequence ATGAAGATAGCACTAATAGGCTACGGCAAAATGGGGCATATGATAGAACAGATTGCCCTTGAGCGTGGCCACGAAATAGTTTGCAAAATAGATGCAGACAATCAGGAAGAGTTCGACTCTCCAGCTTTTGCAGCTGCCGATGTAGCCATCGAATTTACCACTCCAACAGCCGCTTACGGCAACTATTTAAAAGCTTTTGCGCACAACGTGAAGGTGGTTAGCGGTTCTACGGGTTGGCAACACGAGCACAAAGCCGACGTGGAACGCCTTTGCACAGAGGGCGGACAAACCTTGTTTTGGGCAAGCAACTTCTCTATCGGGGTGGCTATCTTTGCAGCGGTAAACCGCTATTTGGCTAAGATAATGAACCAATACCCACAATACGATGTGGCAATGGAGGAAACTCACCACGTTCACAAGCTTGATGCGCCTTCCGGAACAGCCATTACGCTGGCAGAAGGCATATTGGACAACATCGACCGCAAGGCGAAATGGGCAAAAGGAAAGCAAGTTGCTGCCGACGGTAGCGTTACTTCAGCAGAGCCAATGCCTGCCGACGTGCTCCCGATAGCTTCTGTCCGACGAGGTGAAGTGCCCGGTATTCACAGCATAAGCTACGACTCTGAAGCCGACAGCATTACGATAACACACGATGCACACAACCGAAAAGGCTTTGCTTTGGGTGCTGTATTGGCTGCCGAATATACAAAAGAGCATAGCGGACTGCTATCTACAAACGATTTGTTTCAATTCTAA
- a CDS encoding S26 family signal peptidase has translation MIDKEKAKLDPKKQWAKCIIVSVLYLAFLLWVKSWWGLIVLPFIYDAYITKKIKWQWWKNSDGPVKFIMGWVDAIVFALVAVYFINLFFFQNYVIPSSSLEKSLLTGDYLFVSKLSYGPRIPQTPLTVPLTQHTMPFFNIKSYIEFPHWEYRRVAGLGKVQLNDIVVFNYPAGDTIMSEPQYQADDYYRMVYEAGTSLLMQQNPKLATANKNALQQRAFYDKAYALGRNYIANNVMTYGEIDSRPTDRRENYVKRCIGLPGQTLQIKNKIVYLNGKPNKEPENVQYTYMVKFNNITAADLLGEQYDDFRKELGISNEDVQSLSRLHGFDVEQGLVLNQAALQYDGYMPLTKRAVAALKQRGIVKAIRPVTDKDIYSGSNYPRNSDLGWKVWTRDNYGPVWIPAKGKSIALTLDNLPVYERCIKVYEGNKLEVKQGKIYINDKPATSYTFKLDYYWMQGDNRHNSADSRYWGFVPEDHIVGKPLFVWWSSDPDRRGFGGIRWSRLFKWVDNIK, from the coding sequence ATGATTGACAAAGAAAAAGCAAAGCTCGACCCCAAGAAACAGTGGGCAAAGTGTATTATAGTATCGGTGCTCTACCTCGCTTTCCTCCTTTGGGTGAAGAGCTGGTGGGGGCTCATCGTGTTGCCGTTTATCTACGATGCATATATTACGAAGAAGATAAAGTGGCAATGGTGGAAAAATTCAGACGGTCCCGTGAAGTTCATAATGGGGTGGGTAGATGCCATTGTCTTCGCCCTTGTAGCCGTTTACTTTATCAATCTTTTCTTCTTCCAGAACTATGTGATACCTTCTTCTTCGCTTGAGAAGTCGTTGCTCACGGGCGATTACCTCTTCGTATCGAAGTTGAGCTACGGTCCCCGCATACCACAGACACCGCTTACGGTGCCCCTTACACAACATACGATGCCGTTCTTCAACATAAAGAGCTACATAGAGTTTCCACATTGGGAGTATCGCCGCGTGGCAGGATTGGGCAAAGTGCAGCTGAACGATATTGTTGTGTTCAACTATCCTGCGGGCGACACCATTATGAGCGAGCCCCAATACCAGGCAGACGACTATTATCGTATGGTCTACGAAGCAGGAACGAGCCTCTTGATGCAGCAAAATCCGAAGTTGGCAACTGCCAATAAGAACGCATTACAGCAGCGCGCGTTCTACGACAAGGCGTATGCGCTCGGCAGAAACTACATAGCCAACAACGTAATGACGTACGGCGAGATAGATTCGCGCCCCACCGACCGTCGCGAAAACTATGTAAAGCGTTGCATTGGCTTGCCGGGACAAACCTTGCAGATAAAGAATAAGATTGTATATTTGAACGGAAAGCCAAACAAAGAGCCCGAAAACGTGCAATATACCTATATGGTAAAGTTCAACAACATAACGGCTGCCGACCTGTTGGGCGAACAATACGACGACTTCCGCAAGGAATTGGGCATCAGCAACGAAGATGTGCAAAGCCTCAGCCGCCTGCACGGCTTTGATGTAGAGCAGGGATTGGTGCTGAATCAGGCTGCCTTGCAGTACGATGGCTATATGCCGCTTACCAAACGTGCCGTGGCTGCATTGAAACAGCGTGGCATAGTGAAGGCAATACGCCCCGTAACCGACAAGGATATATATTCTGGTTCGAACTATCCGCGCAATTCCGACCTTGGCTGGAAAGTATGGACGCGCGACAACTACGGTCCTGTGTGGATTCCTGCAAAGGGCAAGAGCATTGCACTGACATTGGACAACCTGCCTGTCTACGAGCGTTGCATCAAGGTTTACGAGGGCAACAAGCTCGAAGTAAAGCAAGGAAAGATTTACATTAACGACAAGCCTGCGACGTCGTACACCTTCAAACTCGACTACTATTGGATGCAAGGCGACAACCGACACAACTCTGCAGATAGCCGTTATTGGGGTTTTGTGCCCGAAGACCACATCGTGGGCAAGCCATTGTTCGTATGGTGGTCGAGCGACCCCGACCGTCGTGGCTTCGGTGGCATACGTTGGAGCCGCCTGTTTAAATGGGTTGATAACATAAAGTAA
- a CDS encoding WbqC family protein: protein MPALLSSACFAPIQWYQKLNRYDVCLIEQHDHFVKQTYRNRCVIATANGVQTLSIPVEKFDDVKCEMKDVRISDHDNWRHQHWNALLSAYGESPFFEYYQDDIRPFYEKKWKFLFDFNIEITHTLCELLDIQPDIRPTEEFLPMDKAGETALPYADFREAIRPKRPLADADFVPKPYYQVYEQKIGFQPNLSILDLLFNMGNESIFYL, encoded by the coding sequence ATGCCAGCACTGCTTTCTTCTGCCTGCTTTGCGCCCATTCAGTGGTATCAGAAACTGAACCGATACGATGTGTGCCTGATAGAGCAACACGACCATTTCGTGAAGCAAACCTATCGCAACCGCTGTGTGATAGCTACGGCAAACGGCGTGCAAACCTTGTCGATACCCGTAGAAAAGTTCGACGACGTGAAGTGTGAAATGAAAGATGTGCGCATCAGCGACCACGACAACTGGCGTCATCAGCATTGGAACGCACTGCTGTCGGCTTACGGCGAAAGTCCGTTCTTCGAGTATTACCAAGACGATATTCGCCCTTTCTATGAAAAGAAATGGAAGTTTCTTTTCGATTTCAATATAGAAATCACCCATACACTCTGCGAATTGCTCGACATACAGCCCGACATTCGTCCTACCGAAGAGTTTCTACCAATGGACAAAGCTGGCGAAACCGCTCTGCCTTATGCCGATTTCAGAGAGGCGATACGCCCGAAACGCCCCCTCGCTGATGCCGATTTCGTGCCCAAACCCTACTATCAGGTATATGAGCAAAAGATAGGTTTTCAGCCCAATCTCAGCATTCTCGACCTGCTTTTCAATATGGGCAACGAATCCATATTCTACCTTTAG